The proteins below are encoded in one region of Paenibacillus albus:
- a CDS encoding carbohydrate-binding family 9-like protein has translation MRELDYRTGDIYTCKAWKEQEGWAAHEWVQLTDTVSGDAPAERTRVRCGWTPEALLIQFLCEDTHIVSDYTQKDEPLYNQDVVEVFIDERGIGTGYLELEVSPRNVVFDARIANVDNRAVDIDLSWSFDGLQTSVDRTATGELLYEIRIPSVNFETRLEAGLRWKVNFYRIDENADGVREYQAWRPTGAVQFHMPGKFGTLLFA, from the coding sequence ATGAGGGAACTGGATTATCGCACGGGGGATATCTACACGTGCAAAGCATGGAAAGAGCAGGAGGGCTGGGCCGCGCACGAGTGGGTTCAGCTTACGGATACCGTTAGCGGCGATGCGCCTGCAGAGAGGACTCGCGTGCGATGTGGCTGGACGCCTGAAGCGCTGCTGATTCAATTCCTTTGCGAAGACACGCATATCGTCTCCGATTATACGCAGAAGGACGAGCCGCTGTATAACCAGGACGTCGTTGAAGTGTTTATTGATGAGCGCGGTATCGGTACGGGATACTTGGAGCTTGAAGTGAGCCCGCGAAATGTCGTGTTTGACGCTCGAATCGCCAACGTTGATAACCGCGCGGTCGATATTGATCTCAGCTGGAGCTTCGATGGACTGCAAACGTCGGTTGATCGAACGGCGACCGGGGAGCTGCTGTATGAGATTCGTATTCCTTCAGTCAATTTCGAGACACGGCTGGAAGCAGGCCTCCGCTGGAAAGTGAACTTCTACCGCATCGACGAGAACGCGGACGGGGTGCGCGAATATCAGGCATGGCGGCCTACGGGAGCGGTGCAATTCCATATGCCGGGCAAGTTCGGTACGCTTTTATTCGCGTGA
- a CDS encoding MFS transporter, translating into MSSPARQQVRAAAPNQGAAAKKQSMFNQPIAVWAIAFASIIAFMGLGLVDPILPMMKDQLHATDSQLTLLFTSYNAVMAVAMLVTGVISARLGIKRMLLTGIVIIAIFSALAGSVDQVMDIVWLRAGWGLGNAFFVATALSAIVSLSRVGVGASIILFEVAVGLGISVGPLLGGELGAVSWRAPFYGVAGLMVLAFCLILFMMPKASAKAPATAAAQLKKKASLLDPFRALRYRALFIFGLSAAFYNFGFFTLLVYAALVLGHLHHLDVHGLGYVFLGWGLMLAFTSVVTAPKLQKSMGTITAMCTQLILFAATLFAMGYWTTNETVVILMVIIAGAFLGNNNTLITTAVMNAAPVERPTASAAYSFLRFIGGALAPYYAVKFAEWFDFHAPFYIGGGFVILAVILIWLNRKHLKHVDEAEAH; encoded by the coding sequence ATGTCTTCACCAGCACGCCAGCAAGTCCGTGCGGCAGCGCCTAACCAGGGCGCTGCCGCAAAAAAACAAAGTATGTTTAACCAGCCAATCGCTGTATGGGCGATCGCCTTCGCCAGCATTATCGCCTTCATGGGTCTCGGTCTCGTCGATCCGATTCTGCCGATGATGAAGGATCAGCTGCACGCAACGGACAGCCAGCTCACACTGCTGTTTACAAGCTATAACGCGGTTATGGCGGTTGCGATGCTCGTTACAGGCGTCATCTCTGCACGTCTTGGCATTAAGCGGATGCTGCTTACAGGTATCGTCATCATCGCTATTTTCTCTGCGCTTGCCGGAAGCGTGGATCAGGTTATGGATATCGTATGGCTTCGCGCAGGCTGGGGCCTCGGCAACGCATTCTTCGTCGCAACGGCGTTGTCCGCAATCGTATCTCTATCCCGCGTCGGCGTTGGCGCTTCGATCATACTGTTCGAGGTTGCGGTCGGTCTTGGTATCTCCGTAGGTCCGCTGCTTGGCGGCGAGCTTGGCGCAGTTTCATGGCGCGCACCGTTCTACGGCGTTGCAGGATTGATGGTACTTGCATTCTGTCTCATTCTGTTCATGATGCCGAAGGCGTCTGCTAAGGCTCCGGCAACAGCAGCTGCACAATTGAAGAAGAAAGCTTCGCTGCTTGATCCGTTCCGCGCGCTTCGATACCGTGCCCTGTTCATATTCGGTCTATCTGCTGCTTTCTATAACTTTGGCTTCTTCACATTGCTTGTATACGCAGCGCTTGTGCTTGGACACTTGCATCACTTGGATGTGCACGGTCTTGGCTACGTGTTCCTCGGTTGGGGACTGATGCTTGCCTTCACGTCGGTCGTTACCGCTCCGAAGCTTCAGAAGAGCATGGGCACAATTACGGCGATGTGCACGCAGCTGATTCTGTTCGCAGCCACATTGTTTGCAATGGGCTACTGGACGACGAATGAGACGGTCGTCATTCTGATGGTTATTATCGCCGGAGCTTTCCTAGGCAACAACAACACGCTTATTACAACAGCCGTTATGAACGCTGCGCCGGTTGAGCGTCCGACAGCATCGGCTGCTTACAGCTTCCTTCGTTTCATCGGCGGCGCGCTTGCACCGTATTATGCAGTTAAATTTGCAGAGTGGTTCGACTTCCATGCACCGTTCTACATCGGCGGCGGCTTCGTCATTCTGGCAGTCATCCTCATCTGGCTGAACCGTAAGCATCTGAAGCATGTTGATGAGGCGGAGGCGCACTAA
- a CDS encoding MerR family transcriptional regulator — protein MERFKIDDVAKASGLTKRTIRYYEELGLLPAPERTDGGTRLYTQMHVERLRQLVDARDVLGFSLQELVDFVAIREEIIQHRDAYHQIEEAELKRGKLLEVGEMLDKQLAMIDIKLEKIAGFRKEIEKLQVRVANGLNQLTPEHKGV, from the coding sequence ATGGAACGTTTCAAAATTGATGATGTCGCGAAGGCGTCCGGCTTAACGAAGCGGACGATTCGCTATTACGAAGAGCTTGGGCTGCTGCCTGCTCCTGAGCGGACGGATGGCGGAACAAGGCTGTACACACAAATGCATGTCGAGCGGCTGAGGCAGCTCGTTGACGCTCGTGATGTACTTGGTTTCTCACTGCAGGAGCTGGTCGATTTCGTCGCCATCCGAGAAGAGATCATTCAGCATAGGGACGCTTACCATCAAATCGAAGAAGCCGAGCTAAAGCGCGGGAAGCTGCTTGAAGTCGGGGAGATGCTCGATAAACAACTGGCAATGATCGACATCAAGCTCGAGAAGATCGCGGGGTTCCGCAAAGAGATTGAGAAGCTTCAGGTGCGTGTCGCCAATGGACTGAATCAACTTACACCAGAACACAAAGGAGTGTAA
- a CDS encoding rhodanese-like domain-containing protein, translating into METAINLLFIVLIVWFAYTRFGPTKGLRTLKDAEFRSKLETVPDALLIDVREPAEFNSGAIPGALNIPLSQLGQRIGEIPKERELLLYCRSGMRSKTAARMLSRGGYRHINHLQGGISAWSGRIVR; encoded by the coding sequence GTGGAAACTGCAATTAATCTCTTATTTATTGTGCTTATAGTATGGTTTGCCTATACGCGATTCGGCCCTACGAAAGGGCTGCGTACATTGAAGGACGCCGAATTCCGCAGCAAGCTTGAAACGGTACCGGATGCGCTGCTCATCGACGTGCGCGAGCCGGCTGAATTCAATAGCGGCGCCATTCCCGGCGCGCTTAACATTCCGCTGTCGCAGCTTGGACAGCGAATCGGCGAAATTCCGAAGGAGCGCGAGCTTCTGCTATACTGCCGCAGCGGCATGAGAAGCAAGACGGCAGCGCGGATGTTGAGCCGAGGCGGCTATCGCCATATTAATCACTTGCAAGGCGGCATAAGCGCATGGAGCGGCCGCATTGTACGATAA
- a CDS encoding rhodanese-like domain-containing protein, with protein MAFQIAKELLPQQLAAKLNQGEQLFMLDVREPNEWAAGHLAGAVHIPVGQLLERLNELPAGCGLVVMCKAGGRSGLACELLSERGYDVINLTGGLMSWTGELIQD; from the coding sequence ATGGCATTTCAAATAGCAAAGGAACTCTTACCGCAGCAGCTGGCTGCAAAATTAAATCAAGGCGAGCAGCTATTCATGCTGGATGTTCGCGAGCCGAATGAATGGGCAGCAGGACATCTTGCCGGAGCGGTCCATATTCCAGTAGGTCAGCTGTTGGAGCGGCTGAATGAGCTGCCCGCAGGGTGTGGACTGGTCGTTATGTGCAAGGCTGGCGGCCGAAGCGGACTCGCCTGCGAGCTGCTCAGCGAACGGGGCTATGATGTGATTAACCTGACCGGCGGACTTATGAGCTGGACAGGCGAGCTTATACAGGACTAG
- a CDS encoding metal-sensitive transcriptional regulator: protein MDYQYTDELKARLKRMEGQVRGVLRLMEEGKSCKDVVSQLSAVRGAADKAIAQIVAENLQLCIMEEQASGGDTDKLVKEAIELLVKSR, encoded by the coding sequence GTGGATTATCAATATACGGATGAGTTAAAGGCCCGTTTGAAAAGAATGGAGGGCCAAGTGCGAGGCGTGCTCCGCTTAATGGAGGAAGGCAAGTCGTGCAAGGATGTGGTCAGCCAGCTATCTGCCGTCCGCGGCGCGGCGGACAAAGCCATTGCCCAGATCGTCGCCGAGAATCTGCAGCTCTGCATCATGGAGGAGCAGGCTTCCGGAGGGGACACGGACAAGCTGGTGAAGGAAGCGATCGAGCTGCTCGTGAAGAGCCGTTAA
- a CDS encoding ABC transporter ATP-binding protein codes for MSQLEARGLGLSYGGSYIFEDLSLSIPKGKVTVFIGSNGCGKSTLLRSMARLLKPQRGSVVLEGSDIAGMSTKEVARKLAILPQGPTTPEGLTVLQLVKQGRYPYQSWLKQWSQEDEKSVQAALAATGMSELSERTVDSLSGGQRQRAWIAMTIAQETPIILLDEPTTYLDLTHQIEVLDLLDEMNRREQRTVVMVLHDINLACRYADHIVAIRDGRIESQGPPDEVIDEALIEKVFRLKCDIMADPLYGTPLCIPHGSGRRRTVAAVAAPQVKQPAEVF; via the coding sequence ATGAGTCAATTAGAAGCTAGAGGACTGGGCTTGTCCTATGGCGGCAGTTATATATTCGAGGATCTGAGCCTGTCGATTCCGAAAGGCAAAGTAACGGTGTTCATCGGCAGCAACGGCTGCGGCAAATCAACGCTGCTCCGTTCGATGGCGCGGCTCCTGAAGCCGCAGCGGGGAAGCGTCGTGCTGGAAGGCTCCGATATCGCGGGCATGTCCACGAAGGAGGTCGCGCGCAAGCTGGCTATTCTGCCGCAAGGGCCGACGACGCCGGAAGGGCTGACCGTGCTGCAGCTTGTGAAGCAGGGCAGATACCCGTACCAGTCCTGGCTGAAGCAGTGGTCGCAGGAAGACGAGAAGAGCGTGCAGGCTGCGCTTGCGGCAACGGGGATGTCGGAGCTGTCCGAGCGGACGGTTGACTCGCTCTCAGGCGGCCAGCGGCAGCGGGCATGGATCGCGATGACGATCGCGCAAGAGACGCCGATCATTCTGCTCGACGAGCCGACGACCTACCTCGATCTGACGCATCAGATCGAAGTGCTCGATTTGCTCGATGAGATGAACCGCCGCGAGCAGCGAACCGTTGTGATGGTGCTGCATGATATTAATCTTGCGTGCCGTTATGCGGATCATATTGTCGCTATTCGCGACGGCCGTATCGAATCGCAGGGGCCGCCGGATGAGGTCATTGATGAAGCGCTGATTGAGAAGGTGTTCCGTCTGAAGTGCGATATTATGGCAGACCCGCTGTACGGAACTCCGCTCTGCATTCCGCATGGCAGCGGAAGAAGACGCACGGTGGCTGCGGTGGCTGCTCCCCAAGTGAAGCAGCCGGCAGAGGTGTTTTAG
- a CDS encoding FecCD family ABC transporter permease, producing MGKYQTLRTSKVSLLIEKRTIWISLLLLALCLLAAVISAGSGGQPISPLNVIKVLLGGGKPMDQVIIEKLRMPRIVIGILVGASLAVAGAVLQGIIRNPLASPDVAGITEGASLGAVLFIFLFGGAVSVHWLPLFSIGGAFLMTALLYVLAWKRGVEPLRLVLVGIGVSAAVKSVSYMLIITGPMALAQRSLTFMTGSIYGTSWDKDVMTLLPWVLILLPVTWLQARNVNIQSLGDDVASSAGAQVQRQRLVLIALSVGLAGAAVAIGGAIAFIGLMAPHIARKLVGSSFGSVVPVSALLGALILLISDVIARTAFLPNDVPAGVLTAAIGAPFFMFLLYRNRNRN from the coding sequence ATGGGTAAATATCAAACATTACGCACATCGAAGGTTTCGCTTCTCATCGAGAAGCGAACGATATGGATATCGCTTCTCTTGCTCGCGCTTTGCTTGCTTGCCGCGGTTATAAGCGCAGGCAGCGGCGGACAACCGATCTCGCCGCTGAATGTCATTAAGGTGCTCCTCGGAGGCGGCAAGCCGATGGATCAAGTCATCATCGAGAAGCTGCGGATGCCGCGTATCGTCATTGGCATTCTCGTCGGCGCGTCGCTTGCGGTCGCCGGCGCCGTGCTGCAAGGCATTATCCGCAATCCGCTGGCTTCGCCGGACGTAGCGGGCATTACGGAAGGCGCATCGCTCGGCGCGGTGCTGTTCATCTTTCTGTTCGGCGGCGCGGTATCCGTTCACTGGCTGCCGCTGTTCTCGATCGGTGGCGCGTTCCTCATGACCGCGCTGCTGTATGTACTTGCTTGGAAGCGAGGCGTGGAGCCGCTGCGGCTTGTCTTGGTCGGAATCGGCGTCTCCGCCGCGGTGAAGTCGGTCTCTTATATGCTTATTATCACGGGGCCGATGGCGCTTGCTCAGCGGTCGCTTACCTTCATGACAGGCAGCATATACGGGACATCCTGGGATAAGGATGTCATGACGCTGCTGCCGTGGGTGCTTATTCTGCTGCCTGTTACATGGCTGCAGGCACGGAACGTGAACATCCAGTCGCTTGGCGACGATGTCGCCAGCAGCGCCGGCGCGCAGGTGCAGCGCCAGCGGCTGGTGCTCATCGCGCTTAGCGTCGGTCTCGCGGGCGCTGCCGTCGCCATTGGCGGCGCGATCGCCTTCATCGGCTTGATGGCGCCGCATATCGCGAGGAAGCTGGTCGGCTCGTCCTTCGGCAGTGTCGTACCGGTCAGCGCACTGCTCGGGGCACTCATTCTGCTCATCTCGGACGTCATTGCGCGAACGGCATTTCTGCCCAATGATGTGCCGGCAGGTGTCTTGACGGCAGCGATCGGCGCGCCGTTCTTCATGTTTTTGCTCTATCGGAACCGGAACCGCAACTAG
- a CDS encoding FecCD family ABC transporter permease → MRLALYLSLSLVALVIALVCSIAFGVTDIPLRVVWDSVIHGGTSNEQLIIRTTRVPRALIAGAVGASLAVAGALMQAITRNPIASPSTVGVNSGATFFIIVAGAWLGVSGLHAFTLVALIGAAISGTIVFVLGSIGRDGMTPVKVTLSGAAMAAFFASLTQGVMLTDGKMFDQILMWLVGSVAGRDMAQLAAVWPYMAVGMVIALCLPSHLNVLAMGDDIAAGLGQRTAHIKVFAAAAIILLAGGSVAAAGPIAFIGIIIPHLVRYMVGTDYRWILPYSAVYGAILLVAADLGSRYIAMPKEIPVGVMTAIIGVPFFVYIARKGRQRHG, encoded by the coding sequence ATGAGATTGGCCTTATACCTGTCGTTGTCACTCGTCGCACTTGTTATAGCACTCGTTTGCAGCATTGCTTTTGGCGTTACCGATATTCCGCTTCGCGTCGTCTGGGACTCGGTTATCCATGGCGGTACGAGCAATGAACAGCTTATTATTCGCACAACGCGGGTTCCGCGCGCCCTAATCGCGGGGGCCGTAGGCGCAAGCCTTGCCGTTGCGGGAGCGCTGATGCAGGCCATCACGCGCAACCCGATCGCCTCGCCGAGCACGGTAGGCGTCAACTCCGGCGCGACGTTCTTTATTATCGTGGCCGGCGCTTGGCTGGGCGTATCCGGGCTTCATGCCTTTACACTGGTAGCGCTAATTGGCGCGGCAATAAGCGGCACCATCGTCTTCGTCCTCGGCAGCATTGGACGTGACGGCATGACGCCGGTCAAGGTCACGCTGAGCGGAGCCGCGATGGCCGCGTTCTTCGCATCGCTCACGCAAGGCGTCATGCTGACCGATGGTAAAATGTTCGACCAGATTCTCATGTGGCTGGTCGGCTCCGTTGCGGGACGCGACATGGCGCAGCTCGCCGCCGTATGGCCGTATATGGCTGTCGGCATGGTCATCGCGCTATGTCTGCCGAGCCACTTGAACGTGCTCGCGATGGGCGATGATATCGCGGCAGGCCTTGGGCAGCGCACGGCGCACATCAAGGTGTTCGCCGCGGCTGCAATTATTCTGCTCGCAGGCGGCTCGGTCGCAGCTGCGGGACCGATCGCTTTCATCGGCATTATCATTCCGCATTTGGTGCGCTACATGGTGGGCACCGATTACCGCTGGATTTTGCCGTACAGCGCGGTTTACGGCGCGATTCTGCTCGTGGCAGCCGACCTTGGCTCGCGCTACATCGCGATGCCCAAAGAGATTCCCGTCGGCGTCATGACGGCGATTATCGGCGTTCCGTTCTTCGTCTATATCGCTAGGAAAGGTAGACAGCGCCATGGGTAA
- a CDS encoding ABC transporter substrate-binding protein has translation MFASRTTSTRKGRRTVLWTIMTLVFAVIVAGCGNNSANNTDTKNNNTTSNSESTNTSNEAAAPSSDTDTRTVKHAMGETQITGTPKKIVVLTNEGTEALLALGIKPVGAVKSWTGDPWYPHIKDEMEGVTVVGEESQPNLELIAGLQPDLIIGNKMRQEKVYEQLKAIAPTVMAEDLRGLWKVNFKLYAEAVGKTEEGNKLIADFDARIDNFKAKAGDKLNQTVSVVRFMAGKTRVYHTNTFSGIIFDQIGLARTEMTKKAKDTFVDEITKERLPEADADRIFYFTYETGDGKASDTEKEWTNDPLWKNLKAVKNGQAYKVDDATWNTAGGIKAANLMLTDLFKIYGLTE, from the coding sequence ATGTTCGCATCACGCACCACATCCACACGCAAAGGCAGACGCACTGTCTTGTGGACCATCATGACCCTTGTCTTTGCTGTTATCGTCGCAGGCTGCGGGAATAACTCAGCCAACAACACGGACACGAAGAACAACAACACGACGTCCAATTCAGAGTCAACCAATACGAGCAATGAAGCTGCTGCTCCTTCTTCCGATACGGATACACGCACAGTGAAGCACGCCATGGGCGAAACGCAAATTACAGGCACGCCGAAGAAAATCGTCGTTCTGACGAATGAAGGCACGGAGGCGCTTCTCGCGCTCGGCATCAAGCCGGTCGGCGCCGTGAAATCTTGGACAGGCGATCCTTGGTACCCGCATATTAAAGACGAGATGGAAGGCGTCACCGTGGTCGGCGAGGAAAGCCAACCGAATCTCGAGCTTATTGCCGGCCTGCAGCCGGATCTCATTATCGGCAACAAGATGCGTCAGGAGAAGGTGTACGAGCAGCTGAAAGCTATTGCCCCTACTGTCATGGCGGAAGATCTACGCGGTTTGTGGAAGGTTAACTTCAAGCTTTATGCCGAAGCTGTCGGCAAGACGGAGGAAGGCAACAAGCTGATCGCCGACTTCGATGCCCGCATTGATAACTTCAAGGCGAAGGCAGGAGACAAGCTGAACCAGACGGTATCCGTTGTCCGTTTCATGGCTGGCAAAACGCGCGTTTATCACACGAACACGTTCTCCGGCATTATTTTTGATCAAATCGGCCTAGCCCGTACGGAAATGACGAAGAAAGCGAAGGATACTTTCGTCGATGAAATTACGAAGGAGCGTCTGCCTGAAGCGGATGCTGACCGGATCTTCTACTTCACGTATGAGACTGGCGACGGCAAAGCAAGCGATACCGAGAAGGAATGGACGAACGATCCGCTCTGGAAGAACCTGAAGGCCGTTAAGAACGGTCAAGCCTACAAAGTCGATGACGCGACTTGGAACACAGCGGGCGGCATTAAAGCAGCTAACTTGATGCTGACAGACTTGTTCAAAATCTATGGTTTGACCGAATAG
- a CDS encoding catalase — MNDNKQGAAGSDTPNQTLTTRQGHPVTDNQNIRTVGNRGPSTLENYHFIEKITHFDRERIPERVVHARGAGAHGIFEAYGKVGDEPVAPYTRAKLFQEAGKQTPVFVRFSTVIHGAHSPETLRDPRGFAVKFYTEDGNWDLVGNNLKIFFIRDPLKFPDMVHAFKPDPLTNVQDMERFFDFVSLSPEATHMVTFLLSPWGIPANYRQMQGSGVNTYKWVNQNGEAVLVKYHWEPLKQGIKNLLQSEANEVQALNFNHATLDLYQAIEAGDYPEWELRVQLMTDGEHPELDFDPLDPTKLWPPEQFPFLPVGKMTLNRNPEDYFTEVEQASFGTGVLVDGLDFSDDKLLQGRTFSYSDTQRHRVGTNYLQLPINAPKTHVATNQSGGQMQFSPDRAEGQNPHVNYEPSSMGGLQEAVKQGSDHEPHYDAKLTRQKLDRANDFKQAGDTFRAFDSTEQDELIGNLVGALSGCKNDIRERMISYFTQADADYGRRVSEGLLHADQSRTLSGQSNPGLAVDKAKQLGHESDRY, encoded by the coding sequence GTGAATGACAACAAGCAAGGCGCAGCCGGAAGCGATACGCCGAATCAGACGCTGACGACGCGTCAGGGCCATCCTGTAACGGATAATCAGAACATCCGCACGGTCGGCAATCGCGGTCCGAGCACGCTGGAGAACTATCATTTTATCGAGAAAATCACCCATTTCGACCGGGAGCGCATCCCTGAGCGCGTCGTTCATGCACGCGGCGCAGGCGCCCACGGCATCTTCGAGGCCTATGGCAAGGTCGGCGATGAGCCTGTAGCCCCATATACGCGAGCGAAGCTGTTTCAAGAGGCTGGGAAACAGACACCAGTGTTCGTGCGCTTCTCGACGGTCATTCATGGCGCTCATTCGCCGGAGACGCTGCGCGATCCGCGCGGTTTTGCCGTCAAATTCTACACAGAGGACGGCAACTGGGACCTCGTCGGCAACAATCTGAAAATCTTCTTCATTCGCGACCCGCTTAAGTTTCCCGATATGGTGCACGCCTTCAAGCCGGATCCGCTGACCAATGTACAGGATATGGAGCGCTTCTTCGACTTCGTCTCGTTATCGCCGGAAGCGACTCATATGGTGACGTTCCTGCTCTCTCCTTGGGGCATCCCTGCGAACTACCGGCAGATGCAAGGCTCGGGCGTAAATACATATAAATGGGTCAATCAGAACGGTGAGGCCGTGCTCGTAAAGTACCACTGGGAGCCGCTGAAACAGGGCATTAAGAACCTGCTCCAGTCGGAAGCGAACGAGGTTCAAGCGCTCAACTTCAACCATGCGACGCTAGATCTCTATCAGGCGATTGAGGCTGGCGATTACCCCGAATGGGAGCTGCGCGTTCAGCTGATGACGGACGGCGAGCACCCTGAGCTGGACTTCGACCCGCTCGATCCGACGAAGCTGTGGCCGCCGGAGCAGTTTCCCTTCCTTCCTGTAGGCAAAATGACGCTGAACCGGAATCCGGAGGATTACTTCACCGAGGTTGAGCAAGCTTCATTCGGCACCGGGGTGCTTGTCGACGGGCTCGACTTCTCGGATGACAAGCTGCTGCAGGGCCGCACCTTCTCGTACTCCGATACGCAGCGGCACCGCGTTGGAACGAACTATCTCCAGCTGCCGATCAATGCGCCGAAGACGCATGTAGCGACGAACCAAAGCGGCGGACAGATGCAGTTCAGCCCGGACCGTGCCGAGGGACAGAACCCTCACGTCAATTACGAGCCGTCCTCGATGGGCGGGCTTCAGGAAGCGGTGAAGCAGGGCAGCGACCATGAGCCGCACTACGATGCGAAGCTGACGCGCCAGAAGCTGGACCGCGCGAACGACTTCAAGCAGGCGGGCGATACGTTCCGCGCTTTCGACAGCACGGAGCAAGACGAGCTTATCGGCAACCTGGTCGGCGCGCTGTCGGGCTGCAAGAATGATATCCGCGAGCGGATGATCAGCTATTTCACCCAAGCCGACGCCGATTACGGGCGGCGCGTGTCGGAGGGTCTGCTCCATGCGGACCAGAGCCGCACCCTGAGCGGGCAATCGAATCCGGGGCTGGCCGTGGATAAGGCGAAGCAGCTCGGTCACGAGAGCGACCGGTACTAA